A portion of the Corynebacterium heidelbergense genome contains these proteins:
- a CDS encoding catalase, producing the protein MSDQNLTAKDVASRGVCPVTGHSTNQNGSPVYTEEHSATVGDQGPIALHDIHLVEKHAHFNRERIPERNVHAKGSGAFGELIITEDVSQYTKADLFQQGRVTPMLARFSTVAGEQGFPDTVRDVRGFSLKFYTQEGNYDIVGNNTPVFFLRDGMKFPDFIRSQKRLADQGTRSADMQWDFWTRSPETAHQVTYLMGDRGIPKNFRHMDGFSSHTYQWINAAGERFWVKYHFKSRQGWEFYTDEEAGQILAGGNFDEARTDLYEAIERGDYPVWDVKVQIMPIAEAANYRWNPFDLTKTWSQKDYPLIPVGHFTLNENPQNFFAQIEQAAFAPSNLVPGVGFSPDKMLLARVFAYADTQRYRLGVNHHQLPSNRPIVEQKNSYAKDGAATYEFPPAGTPVYSPNRHGRADGINDVSDGSGVVEKGVDAGQSKYGFGRGQESATGLAADLGLFDDNYGGDLTRGAYVRHPEDDDFIQAGILVREVLDDAARERLAGNIARAMDGVSDQVEQQCWTYWGRVDENLCKRVQELYEETKNPQLTGS; encoded by the coding sequence ATGTCTGACCAGAATCTGACCGCTAAGGACGTGGCAAGCCGCGGCGTATGCCCGGTAACCGGCCACTCCACCAACCAGAACGGTTCCCCCGTCTACACGGAGGAGCACTCCGCGACCGTCGGCGACCAGGGCCCCATTGCCCTGCACGACATCCACCTTGTGGAAAAGCACGCCCACTTTAACCGCGAGCGCATCCCGGAGCGCAACGTCCACGCCAAGGGCTCCGGTGCTTTTGGCGAGCTGATCATCACCGAGGACGTCTCCCAGTACACCAAGGCTGACCTCTTCCAGCAGGGTCGCGTAACCCCGATGCTCGCCCGCTTCTCCACCGTCGCCGGTGAGCAGGGCTTCCCCGATACCGTCCGTGACGTGCGCGGCTTCTCGCTGAAGTTCTACACCCAAGAGGGCAACTACGACATCGTGGGCAACAACACCCCGGTGTTCTTCCTCCGTGACGGGATGAAGTTCCCGGACTTCATCCGCTCCCAGAAGCGCCTGGCCGACCAGGGCACCCGCAGCGCCGACATGCAGTGGGACTTCTGGACCCGCAGCCCGGAGACCGCCCACCAGGTCACCTACCTCATGGGCGACCGGGGCATCCCGAAGAATTTCCGCCACATGGACGGCTTCTCCTCCCACACCTACCAGTGGATCAACGCCGCTGGTGAGCGCTTCTGGGTGAAGTACCACTTCAAGTCCCGCCAAGGCTGGGAGTTCTACACCGACGAAGAAGCCGGCCAGATCCTTGCCGGTGGCAACTTCGACGAGGCACGCACTGACCTCTACGAGGCCATCGAGCGCGGGGACTACCCCGTGTGGGACGTCAAGGTGCAGATTATGCCGATCGCTGAGGCGGCCAACTACCGCTGGAACCCCTTCGACCTGACCAAGACCTGGTCCCAGAAGGACTACCCCCTCATCCCGGTGGGCCACTTCACCCTCAACGAGAACCCGCAGAACTTCTTCGCCCAGATTGAGCAGGCCGCGTTCGCGCCCTCCAACCTGGTGCCGGGCGTGGGCTTCTCCCCGGACAAGATGCTGCTGGCCCGCGTGTTCGCCTACGCCGACACGCAGCGCTACCGCCTCGGTGTGAACCACCACCAGCTGCCCTCCAATCGCCCGATCGTGGAGCAGAAGAACTCCTACGCTAAGGACGGTGCGGCCACCTACGAGTTCCCGCCCGCAGGCACCCCGGTGTACTCCCCGAACCGCCACGGTCGCGCTGACGGCATCAACGATGTCAGCGACGGCTCCGGCGTCGTGGAGAAGGGCGTGGACGCAGGCCAGTCCAAGTACGGCTTCGGCCGCGGCCAGGAGTCCGCAACCGGCCTGGCAGCGGACCTCGGCCTGTTCGACGACAACTACGGCGGCGACCTGACCCGCGGTGCCTACGTGCGCCACCCGGAGGATGACGACTTCATCCAGGCCGGCATCCTCGTCCGCGAAGTCTTGGACGATGCCGCCCGCGAGCGCCTCGCCGGCAACATCGCCCGGGCCATGGACGGCGTGTCCGACCAGGTCGAGCAGCAGTGCTGGACCTACTGGGGCCGCGTTGACGAGAACCTCTGCAAGCGCGTGCAGGAGCTCTACGAAGAGACCAAGAATCCGCAGCTGACCGGCTCCTAA
- a CDS encoding aspartate-semialdehyde dehydrogenase, with the protein MTTLAVIGATGQVGRVMRTILEERNFPADKIRFFASARSAGTKLTFRGQDVVVEDVAATATEDLAGIDIALFSAGGGTSREHAPRFAQAGAIVVDNSSAWRKDPEVPLIVSEVNPQAAREVSKGIIANPNCTTMAAMPVLGPLHAAAGLTRLRVSSYQAVSGSGLAGVNALINQTRDNIGRLEELVREGSALQIEDPAPYVAPIAFNALPMAGNLVDDGTGETDEEQKLRNESRKILGIPELKVSGTCVRVPVLTGHTMTVHAEFDSPITPERAEEILAAAPGVRLVDVPTPLAAAGIDESLVGRIRQDQSVDDGRGLVVVVSGDNLRKGAALNTIQIAELLV; encoded by the coding sequence ATGACCACACTCGCTGTCATCGGAGCCACCGGACAGGTCGGGCGCGTGATGCGCACCATCCTGGAGGAACGAAACTTCCCCGCCGACAAGATCCGCTTCTTCGCCTCCGCCCGCTCCGCCGGCACGAAGCTCACCTTCCGAGGGCAGGACGTGGTGGTGGAGGATGTGGCAGCCACCGCCACCGAGGACTTGGCGGGGATAGACATCGCGCTGTTCTCCGCAGGTGGGGGCACCTCCCGTGAGCATGCCCCCCGCTTCGCGCAGGCCGGTGCGATCGTGGTGGACAACTCCTCGGCCTGGCGCAAGGACCCGGAAGTTCCCCTTATCGTCAGCGAGGTGAACCCGCAGGCCGCCCGGGAAGTGTCGAAGGGCATCATCGCCAACCCCAACTGCACCACGATGGCTGCCATGCCGGTGCTGGGACCCCTCCACGCCGCAGCCGGGCTGACCCGCCTGCGGGTCAGCTCCTACCAGGCGGTTTCCGGTTCCGGCCTGGCCGGCGTCAACGCGCTGATCAACCAGACGCGGGACAACATCGGGCGCCTGGAGGAGCTGGTGCGGGAGGGCTCAGCGTTGCAAATCGAGGATCCGGCGCCCTACGTGGCCCCAATCGCCTTTAACGCGCTACCCATGGCGGGCAACCTCGTGGATGACGGGACCGGCGAAACGGATGAAGAACAGAAGCTGCGCAACGAGTCCCGGAAGATTCTGGGGATCCCGGAGCTCAAGGTCTCCGGCACCTGCGTGCGGGTGCCCGTTCTCACGGGGCACACCATGACCGTGCACGCCGAGTTCGATTCGCCCATCACCCCCGAGCGGGCTGAGGAGATTCTCGCCGCGGCGCCGGGCGTACGGCTCGTGGACGTGCCCACCCCGCTTGCCGCGGCGGGTATCGATGAGTCCCTCGTCGGCCGCATCCGCCAGGATCAATCCGTCGACGACGGCCGGGGCCTGGTGGTGGTGGTTTCTGGCGACAACCTCCGCAAGGGCGCGGCCCTCAACACCATCCAGATCGCGGAGCTGCTGGTTTAG
- a CDS encoding ferrochelatase, which translates to MTNSPAAANNSTPAKIGLMVLSFGGPNKAEDVVPFLENVTRGRGIPRHRLEKVGEHYFAMGGKSPINEQNLELIANIEAELARRGADIPVYFGNRNWEPYVEDTLLRMTRDGITQVYVFATSAWGGYSGCRQYHEDVARARAAVEKAGLQPPTVERLPHFHDNPTFIAQFAAAVEAAVAELPEHARETADLVFTAHSVPNVADDEAGPHKFGGNLYSQQVLDSARLIQQSTRFADRPGSAATEAWTGQLASGKKVGGRPDGPATTGVPAGIDMGSGTDLDVEMVWQSRSGSPHTPWLEPDVCDHIEARAAAGNTRAIVLCPVGFITDHMEVKWDLDTEAKEAAEEAGVPYVRTATPGLTPEFAAMVVDNLAALIRRPEVLAPGEGLSEQQQAARAIVAKYGTVPNFGNTVNGSPCAPGCCGAER; encoded by the coding sequence ATGACGAACTCACCCGCTGCAGCGAATAACTCCACCCCCGCGAAGATCGGCCTCATGGTCTTGAGCTTCGGCGGGCCCAACAAGGCGGAGGACGTTGTCCCCTTCCTGGAAAACGTCACCCGCGGCCGGGGCATCCCCCGCCACCGCCTGGAGAAAGTGGGGGAACACTACTTCGCGATGGGCGGGAAGTCCCCAATCAATGAGCAGAACCTGGAGCTCATCGCCAACATCGAGGCGGAGCTGGCCCGCCGGGGCGCGGACATTCCGGTGTACTTCGGCAACCGCAACTGGGAACCCTACGTGGAGGACACCCTGCTTCGCATGACCCGGGATGGCATCACCCAGGTCTACGTCTTCGCCACGTCCGCCTGGGGCGGCTACTCCGGGTGTCGGCAGTACCACGAGGACGTCGCCCGCGCCCGCGCCGCCGTGGAGAAGGCCGGCTTGCAGCCCCCCACCGTGGAGCGCCTGCCGCACTTCCACGACAACCCCACCTTCATCGCCCAATTCGCCGCTGCGGTGGAAGCCGCCGTGGCGGAGCTGCCGGAGCACGCCCGCGAGACCGCGGACCTCGTGTTCACGGCCCACTCCGTACCCAATGTTGCCGACGACGAGGCCGGGCCCCACAAATTCGGCGGCAACCTCTACTCCCAGCAAGTCCTCGATAGCGCACGCCTCATTCAGCAGTCCACCCGCTTCGCAGACCGGCCGGGCTCTGCGGCCACCGAGGCGTGGACCGGGCAGTTGGCCAGCGGCAAGAAGGTCGGTGGGCGCCCCGATGGGCCGGCCACCACCGGGGTACCCGCCGGCATCGACATGGGTTCCGGCACGGACCTGGACGTGGAGATGGTGTGGCAGTCCCGATCCGGCTCGCCGCACACCCCCTGGCTCGAACCGGACGTGTGCGACCACATCGAAGCCCGCGCCGCAGCGGGGAACACCCGGGCGATCGTGCTGTGCCCCGTGGGGTTCATCACGGACCATATGGAGGTCAAGTGGGACCTGGACACGGAGGCCAAAGAGGCCGCCGAAGAGGCGGGGGTGCCCTATGTTCGCACCGCAACCCCCGGACTAACCCCGGAGTTCGCCGCCATGGTGGTGGACAATCTCGCCGCGCTCATCAGGCGGCCGGAGGTGCTCGCACCCGGCGAGGGCCTCAGCGAGCAGCAGCAGGCCGCGCGCGCGATCGTGGCCAAGTACGGGACCGTGCCGAACTTCGGCAACACCGTCAACGGCTCCCCCTGCGCGCCCGGCTGCTGCGGGGCGGAGCGCTAA
- a CDS encoding DUF2231 domain-containing protein, translated as MFDFIFGVPAHPLYVHLAVVALPVAAALAAAVAVSNRLRRRLGAPAVALSAVALVGTQLAKSSGEALLRLAGASEHHPGKAATHAMLGEYSVYSALALFIALTVTVLLAARSSTPAALALAARVGTVGIAITSVVLVVWAGHAGAHLTWERMPNLAG; from the coding sequence GTGTTTGACTTCATCTTCGGGGTGCCCGCCCACCCGCTCTATGTCCACCTGGCCGTCGTCGCCCTGCCCGTGGCAGCCGCGCTGGCCGCGGCAGTCGCTGTGTCCAACCGGCTGCGCCGGCGTCTGGGAGCCCCGGCGGTGGCGCTGAGCGCCGTTGCCCTGGTGGGAACTCAGCTAGCCAAGTCCTCCGGCGAGGCCCTGCTGCGGCTGGCCGGGGCCTCTGAACACCACCCCGGCAAGGCGGCTACGCACGCCATGTTGGGGGAGTACTCGGTGTACAGCGCACTGGCACTGTTCATCGCCCTCACCGTTACCGTCCTGTTGGCGGCCCGCAGCTCAACCCCGGCGGCTCTCGCGCTGGCGGCTCGGGTGGGCACGGTCGGGATCGCCATCACCAGCGTGGTTCTGGTCGTCTGGGCCGGCCACGCGGGTGCGCATCTGACCTGGGAGAGAATGCCGAACCTGGCGGGCTAA
- a CDS encoding alkaline phosphatase D family protein, with translation MPRMSRRTMLHATGILTAATGMGVLKKSPIAAADGIPSSLTSSAPGLIPDRPALTHGVAVGDVRADGSLLWARADKPSYLHVDVANNPEFRGAKHFRSPAALTPETDGTGRMRMLGLDPGTKMYYRVHLEDAETSLTSEPVLGSFTTAPTQPGNIRLHWSGDVVGQGWGINPELGGMTGFATMAEREPNLFIHSGDTCYADGPVSDIVRLDDGRVWRNLTSPAKDKVAETLAEFRGQYAYNLMDDNYRAFNSSVAQIVQWDDHETLNNWYPGEVLDDKRYTLKSVDTLAERAYRAFHEWQPLDEKMAVEGRVFRKIAYGPLLDIFVLDMRSFKDANPRAGSKADRDGHILGAAQEKWLIEGLRSSTATWKLVAADLPLGIVVPDGKSGDQEAVANGIPGAPSGRESELARILSAIKQVRGVVWLTADVHYTAAHHYSPERATFQDFTPFWEFVSGPLHAGAFGPNKMDDTFGPEVVYVHAPGEEHQNTSPLDGFQHFGEVDIDGDSRELTVRLMDTAGTVLWKKTLQP, from the coding sequence ATGCCGCGCATGTCACGCCGGACCATGCTTCACGCCACTGGGATCCTCACCGCCGCGACCGGGATGGGCGTCCTGAAGAAATCACCGATCGCCGCCGCCGACGGCATCCCTTCCTCCCTTACCTCCTCCGCCCCCGGCCTCATCCCCGACCGCCCCGCGCTCACCCATGGGGTCGCCGTGGGGGATGTCCGCGCCGACGGCAGCCTGCTGTGGGCTCGCGCCGATAAACCCTCCTACCTGCACGTGGACGTGGCCAACAACCCCGAATTCCGCGGGGCCAAACACTTCCGCTCCCCCGCCGCCCTCACCCCGGAGACCGACGGCACCGGCCGCATGCGCATGCTCGGCCTGGACCCCGGGACCAAGATGTACTACCGGGTTCACCTGGAGGACGCGGAGACCTCCCTGACCTCCGAACCGGTGCTGGGCAGCTTCACCACCGCCCCCACCCAGCCGGGCAACATCCGCCTGCACTGGTCCGGGGACGTGGTGGGCCAGGGGTGGGGGATCAACCCGGAGCTCGGCGGCATGACCGGGTTCGCCACCATGGCAGAGCGCGAGCCGAACCTGTTCATCCACTCCGGGGACACCTGCTACGCCGACGGCCCGGTGAGCGACATCGTGCGGCTCGATGACGGCCGGGTCTGGCGCAACCTCACCAGCCCCGCCAAGGACAAGGTGGCCGAAACCCTCGCGGAGTTCCGCGGCCAGTACGCCTACAACCTCATGGACGATAACTACCGCGCCTTCAACTCCTCCGTGGCCCAGATCGTGCAGTGGGACGACCACGAGACGCTGAACAACTGGTATCCCGGGGAAGTGTTGGACGATAAGCGCTACACCCTCAAGAGCGTGGACACCCTGGCCGAGCGGGCCTACCGCGCCTTCCACGAATGGCAGCCGCTGGACGAGAAGATGGCGGTGGAGGGCCGGGTCTTCCGGAAGATCGCCTATGGCCCACTGCTGGATATCTTCGTTCTAGATATGCGATCTTTTAAGGACGCCAACCCGCGCGCCGGTTCCAAGGCCGACCGCGATGGCCACATCCTCGGGGCCGCGCAGGAGAAGTGGCTCATCGAAGGTCTGCGCTCCTCCACCGCGACGTGGAAACTTGTCGCCGCCGACCTGCCCCTGGGCATAGTCGTGCCGGATGGGAAGAGCGGGGATCAGGAGGCCGTGGCCAACGGGATACCCGGGGCCCCGAGCGGGCGCGAGAGCGAACTGGCGCGGATCCTGAGCGCTATCAAGCAAGTTCGCGGGGTGGTGTGGCTCACCGCCGACGTGCACTACACGGCGGCTCATCACTACTCCCCGGAACGGGCGACGTTCCAGGATTTCACCCCGTTCTGGGAATTCGTCTCCGGCCCGCTGCACGCCGGGGCTTTTGGACCGAACAAGATGGACGACACTTTCGGCCCGGAGGTGGTCTACGTCCACGCGCCGGGCGAGGAGCACCAGAACACCTCGCCGCTCGATGGTTTCCAGCACTTCGGTGAGGTGGACATCGACGGGGATTCCCGGGAGCTGACGGTGCGGTTGATGGATACTGCCGGGACGGTGCTGTGGAAGAAGACGCTGCAGCCCTGA
- a CDS encoding TIGR01777 family oxidoreductase: MGTVTYRHSVNFPLPEVWDWHTRPGAVVRLTPTHSRMKLVEQADNLRDGTTVFALPGKLIWRADHQPQDYVPNEQFGDLCTTTGLKQLTGWHHLHHFAAEGNATTVTDTLTTRAPGGLAAHLLAGMFNYRHNQLHADLTHLRHAAQWSAHRAPRTVAVTGADGLVGTQLCALLTTAGHTVIKLSRSARSTTGTRRKWDPHNPAPNLLEGMDSVIHLAGEPIAGRFTDKHIRAVRDSRVEPTRLLAELAARTEGIDTFVCSSAVGLYGNSRSEPADETAPTGGGDIAQIVEDWEGATEPARAAGLRVSNIRSGLVLAGGSPLLSLLRANVLLGGGRLGPGTQHFAWIGVDDAADIYHRALVDPKLSGPINAVAPQTVTNAEFTEILADVGGGWPTIPIPAAAPALVFGQRGAQELALADQNVVPAALQAMEHPFRHPDLASALRHELCKE, from the coding sequence ATGGGAACCGTAACCTACCGCCACAGCGTCAACTTCCCCCTCCCTGAGGTATGGGACTGGCACACCCGACCCGGCGCAGTCGTCCGATTGACCCCCACCCACAGTCGCATGAAGCTGGTGGAGCAGGCCGACAACCTGCGCGACGGAACTACCGTCTTCGCGCTCCCCGGCAAACTCATCTGGCGCGCAGACCACCAACCGCAGGACTACGTACCCAACGAGCAGTTCGGGGACCTGTGCACCACCACCGGTCTCAAGCAGCTCACCGGCTGGCACCACCTGCACCACTTCGCCGCTGAGGGCAACGCCACCACGGTCACGGACACCCTCACCACCCGGGCCCCCGGCGGGCTCGCCGCCCACCTACTGGCCGGGATGTTTAACTACCGCCACAATCAACTCCACGCGGACCTCACCCACCTCCGCCACGCCGCGCAATGGTCCGCGCACCGCGCCCCACGAACCGTGGCCGTGACCGGCGCCGATGGCCTCGTCGGCACCCAGCTATGCGCCCTGCTCACCACCGCCGGCCACACGGTGATCAAGCTCTCCCGCAGCGCCCGGAGCACGACCGGAACTCGGCGCAAGTGGGATCCCCACAACCCCGCGCCGAACCTGCTGGAGGGGATGGACAGCGTCATCCACCTCGCCGGGGAACCCATCGCGGGCCGCTTCACGGACAAGCACATCCGCGCCGTCCGCGACTCCCGCGTGGAACCGACCCGCCTACTCGCCGAGCTCGCCGCCCGCACCGAGGGCATCGACACCTTCGTCTGCTCCTCCGCCGTGGGCCTCTACGGCAACTCCCGATCAGAACCCGCAGACGAGACCGCCCCCACCGGCGGCGGGGACATCGCCCAGATCGTCGAGGACTGGGAGGGGGCCACCGAACCCGCTCGGGCCGCCGGGCTGCGGGTGAGCAACATTCGCAGCGGCCTCGTCCTCGCGGGCGGTTCCCCGCTGCTGTCCCTCCTGCGGGCCAACGTGCTGCTCGGCGGGGGGCGGCTCGGCCCCGGCACCCAGCACTTTGCGTGGATCGGCGTGGACGATGCCGCGGACATCTACCACCGCGCCCTGGTCGACCCGAAGCTCAGCGGTCCCATCAACGCCGTTGCGCCCCAGACCGTAACCAACGCGGAATTCACCGAGATTCTCGCGGACGTGGGCGGGGGCTGGCCCACCATCCCCATACCCGCCGCAGCTCCCGCCCTCGTCTTCGGGCAGCGCGGCGCCCAGGAACTCGCCCTTGCCGACCAGAATGTGGTCCCCGCCGCCCTGCAGGCCATGGAGCATCCCTTCCGCCACCCGGACCTGGCCAGCGCGCTGCGCCACGAGCTGTGTAAGGAGTAG
- a CDS encoding VIT1/CCC1 transporter family protein — MNWLRAGVLGANDGIVSTACIVLGVIAAGSDTSQIVLAGIAAAVAGAVSMALGEYVSVSAQRDTEHRLIELETHELRDMPEEEHHELVGILQGYGVSSSTAESAAREIEAKDPLSAHLRLELGIDSEDLTSPWAAAISSAIAFTAGSLLPLLSVLIAAHGFRGVVVTVVTLLTLALTGVISARLSDTNLTRSVLRLLIGGAIGLAVTYGAGHLFGTFA, encoded by the coding sequence ATGAACTGGCTGCGCGCCGGGGTCCTCGGGGCCAACGACGGCATTGTCTCCACCGCCTGCATCGTCCTCGGTGTGATCGCCGCCGGGTCCGATACCAGCCAGATCGTCCTGGCCGGTATCGCGGCAGCCGTCGCCGGCGCGGTCTCCATGGCCCTGGGCGAGTACGTCTCCGTGTCCGCCCAACGCGACACGGAGCACCGACTCATCGAGCTGGAAACCCACGAGCTGCGAGATATGCCCGAAGAGGAACACCACGAGCTGGTCGGCATCCTCCAGGGCTACGGCGTCTCCAGCTCCACCGCAGAGTCCGCTGCGCGCGAAATCGAGGCGAAGGACCCCCTGTCCGCGCACCTGCGCCTGGAGCTGGGCATCGACAGCGAGGACCTCACCAGCCCCTGGGCCGCCGCGATCTCCTCGGCCATTGCGTTCACGGCGGGGTCGCTGCTGCCGCTGCTCTCGGTGCTCATCGCTGCACACGGTTTCCGCGGGGTGGTGGTCACTGTCGTAACCCTGCTGACGCTCGCGTTGACGGGCGTGATTAGCGCGCGCCTGAGCGACACCAACCTGACCCGCTCCGTGCTGCGCCTGTTAATCGGCGGTGCCATCGGACTAGCCGTCACCTACGGAGCGGGCCACCTGTTCGGCACCTTCGCCTAG
- a CDS encoding RNA polymerase sigma factor, which translates to MSASPTDAAVTELALRAAKGDRAALSQFIAATHDDVWRLLAHLADTDRADDLTQETYLRVLTALPRFAARSTARTWILSLARRVWVDSIRHDMARPRKSTADIDDATSQRPAPETAGSQSWAEWVDTQAMVNALDPERREALVLTQVLGYSYAEAAHIAGVRVGTIRSRVARARADLVDMQQQTTRAQRAG; encoded by the coding sequence ATGAGTGCCTCGCCAACCGACGCAGCGGTCACTGAACTGGCCCTGCGCGCCGCCAAGGGAGACCGGGCCGCCCTGTCCCAGTTCATCGCGGCCACCCACGACGACGTCTGGCGACTCCTTGCCCACTTGGCGGACACGGACCGGGCAGATGACCTCACCCAAGAGACCTATCTGCGCGTGCTCACTGCCCTGCCCCGCTTTGCCGCGCGCTCTACCGCCCGAACCTGGATCCTCTCCCTGGCCCGACGCGTGTGGGTGGACAGCATCCGCCACGATATGGCCCGCCCCCGCAAGTCCACCGCCGATATCGACGACGCAACCTCCCAGCGCCCCGCCCCCGAGACGGCGGGCAGCCAGTCCTGGGCCGAATGGGTGGACACGCAGGCCATGGTCAACGCCCTGGACCCGGAACGGCGGGAAGCCCTCGTTCTCACCCAGGTGCTCGGTTACTCCTACGCCGAAGCGGCCCACATCGCGGGCGTGCGGGTGGGCACCATCCGCTCGCGCGTGGCTCGAGCCCGCGCGGACCTTGTGGACATGCAACAACAGACCACTCGCGCTCAGCGCGCCGGTTAG
- a CDS encoding DMT family transporter gives MSVNNLLAIVFALLSALTIALGTVLRHYVGEEPDPDAPVRSTVWRSIIQPLWWLGLFCALGGYGLQIVALGFGTLLVVQPILVLSLMFTLPLAARVEGRRISRVEALWAALLTAAVAVLVVLGRPSPGLTQPPERRWVIALLIGAGAMLALFAVTRRWLGNEMALILGAITGGIMGYVAVLSKAVVDVFTHQGLSQLVGAWEFHALLGGAVIGVAVQQASFNLGDLRDSLPAMTIVEPIVAFALGYAILGERVQAHGAQWILMAAALIIMIAGTIVLSRSTLTSGNTAQQAEPRGG, from the coding sequence ATGTCTGTGAACAACCTCTTGGCGATTGTGTTCGCCCTTCTTTCGGCGCTCACTATCGCCTTGGGGACGGTGCTGCGGCACTATGTCGGCGAGGAGCCGGACCCGGATGCCCCGGTCCGTTCCACCGTGTGGCGCTCCATCATTCAGCCGTTGTGGTGGCTGGGACTGTTCTGCGCTCTGGGCGGTTACGGCCTTCAGATCGTGGCCCTGGGGTTCGGCACGCTCCTCGTGGTCCAGCCCATTTTGGTGCTGTCTCTTATGTTCACACTGCCGCTGGCGGCGCGGGTGGAGGGGCGCCGAATCTCGCGCGTGGAGGCACTGTGGGCCGCGCTGCTCACGGCAGCGGTCGCGGTGCTCGTGGTGTTGGGGCGCCCCAGCCCCGGGCTGACCCAGCCGCCAGAGCGGCGCTGGGTCATTGCCCTGCTCATCGGTGCGGGGGCGATGCTCGCCCTGTTCGCGGTGACGCGGCGTTGGTTGGGCAATGAGATGGCTCTGATCCTGGGCGCCATCACCGGCGGAATCATGGGCTACGTGGCGGTGCTGTCCAAGGCCGTGGTGGATGTGTTCACCCACCAGGGACTATCGCAGCTAGTGGGGGCCTGGGAGTTCCACGCGCTGCTTGGTGGTGCGGTGATCGGGGTGGCGGTGCAGCAGGCCTCCTTCAACCTGGGGGATCTGCGCGATAGCTTGCCTGCGATGACCATTGTGGAACCAATAGTTGCCTTTGCCCTCGGTTACGCCATCCTCGGCGAACGGGTGCAGGCCCACGGCGCCCAATGGATCCTCATGGCCGCGGCGCTGATCATCATGATTGCCGGCACCATCGTCCTCTCCCGATCGACCTTGACCAGCGGCAACACCGCTCAACAGGCGGAACCTCGGGGGGGTTGA
- a CDS encoding aspartate kinase, translated as MALVVQKYGGSSLESPERIRRVAERIVETKKQGNDVVVVCSAMGDTTDELLEMAEQVNPVPPAREMDMLLTAGERISNALVAMAIESFGAKAQSFTGSQAGVLTTERHGNARIVDVTPGRVRQALDNGKICLVAGFQGVNRETKDVTTLGRGGSDATAVAIAAALEADVCEIYSDVDGVYTADPRIVKNAKKLDTISFEEMLEMAAVGAKVLMLRSVEYARAFNVPLRVRSSYSTDIGTLVSGSVEDIPMEEAVLTGVAQDRSEAKITVQGIPDNPGEAAKVFRAVADAEINIDMVLQNISRLESNKTDITFTCPRADGPRAVQLLTAMKDANGWSSVLYDDQIGKVSLVGAGMKSHPGVTADFCEALRDTGVNIELISTSEIRISVLIRDTDVDTAVAALHERFQLGGDEEATVYAGTGR; from the coding sequence GTGGCCTTGGTCGTCCAGAAGTACGGCGGCTCCTCCCTGGAGAGCCCCGAACGCATCCGGCGTGTCGCGGAACGGATTGTGGAGACCAAGAAGCAGGGCAATGACGTCGTCGTCGTGTGCTCGGCGATGGGGGACACCACTGACGAGCTGCTGGAAATGGCAGAGCAAGTCAACCCCGTGCCGCCTGCCCGCGAGATGGACATGCTCCTCACTGCCGGGGAACGCATCTCCAACGCCCTCGTGGCCATGGCCATCGAATCCTTCGGGGCCAAGGCGCAGTCCTTCACCGGTTCCCAGGCGGGTGTGCTCACCACGGAGCGCCACGGCAACGCCCGGATCGTGGACGTCACCCCCGGTAGGGTGCGGCAGGCCCTGGACAACGGCAAGATCTGCCTGGTCGCAGGTTTCCAGGGCGTCAACCGTGAAACAAAGGACGTGACCACGCTGGGCCGGGGCGGGTCGGACGCCACCGCCGTGGCTATCGCCGCCGCACTCGAGGCGGATGTGTGCGAGATCTACAGCGACGTGGACGGGGTCTATACAGCGGACCCCCGCATCGTGAAGAATGCGAAGAAGCTGGACACAATCTCCTTCGAGGAGATGCTGGAGATGGCAGCGGTGGGCGCGAAGGTGCTGATGCTGCGCAGCGTCGAATATGCCCGGGCCTTCAACGTGCCGTTGCGAGTTCGCTCCTCGTACAGCACGGACATCGGCACCCTAGTTTCCGGATCAGTGGAGGACATCCCCATGGAAGAAGCAGTACTCACGGGCGTGGCGCAGGACCGCTCCGAGGCCAAGATCACCGTCCAGGGCATCCCGGATAACCCGGGGGAGGCCGCCAAGGTCTTTCGGGCAGTCGCCGATGCGGAGATCAACATCGACATGGTGTTGCAGAACATCTCCCGGCTGGAATCCAACAAGACGGACATCACTTTTACCTGCCCCCGGGCCGACGGGCCGCGCGCCGTGCAGCTACTCACCGCGATGAAGGACGCCAACGGCTGGAGCTCCGTGCTTTACGACGATCAGATCGGGAAGGTCTCCCTCGTGGGAGCCGGGATGAAGTCCCACCCCGGCGTGACCGCAGACTTCTGCGAGGCCCTGCGGGACACCGGCGTGAACATCGAGCTGATCAGCACCTCGGAGATTCGAATCTCCGTCCTCATCCGCGACACGGACGTGGACACCGCGGTGGCCGCCCTCCACGAGCGCTTCCAGCTCGGCGGGGACGAAGAGGCCACCGTGTACGCCGGAACGGGCCGCTAG